The segment TTAGCGTTAAATGCAGCGATAGAAGCAGCAAGAGCAGGAGAAGCGGGAAGAGGATTTGCAGTAGTAGCAGATGAGATAAGGAAGTTAGCAGAAGAATCAAGGAATGCGACAGATGAGATAAGCCAAATACTAACAAACATAACCCAAAGTACAGATAGAGTAAACCAAACGACAGTGAAAGTAGTAGGAACGATAGAAGACATAAACAAAGAAATGGGAAATGTATTAGAAAGTTTCAAACACATAACAGAAAGAATAGAAAAGATGAATCAAGGGATAGAAAACATGACAGCCAGTGCTCAAGAACAAAGTGCAAGTGCCCAAGAG is part of the Petrotoga sp. 9PWA.NaAc.5.4 genome and harbors:
- a CDS encoding methyl-accepting chemotaxis protein, with the translated sequence LALNAAIEAARAGEAGRGFAVVADEIRKLAEESRNATDEISQILTNITQSTDRVNQTTVKVVGTIEDINKEMGNVLESFKHITERIEKMNQGIENMTASAQEQSASAQEMSSAMDRVAKAVTEISQQLETSRKIIDNQVEQAIGINEDAKELNEISSELKGLVESFKI